In the Bacteroidota bacterium genome, one interval contains:
- a CDS encoding outer membrane lipoprotein-sorting protein, producing the protein MFQSKHRRQSLVTAIGGALLMLLSSASGLIAQNATEIVRQADQKQRGKSSEATLTIRIVRPSYSREMMMHTWSKGSDLALVLVTAPAREKGTVFLKRKREVWNWLPSIERTVKLPPSMMSESWMGTDFTNDDLVREASVVDDYTHTLLGEASIEGESCYKVQLIPKKEAAVVWGKVILWIEKKELLILRAEYYDEDGSLVNTLSGSDVKKIGGRMVVTRLEMVPADKPGNKTILSYTDLKFDLPLKDELFRTESMQTVK; encoded by the coding sequence ATGTTCCAGTCAAAACACAGACGCCAGTCATTGGTAACGGCGATCGGTGGCGCACTGCTGATGCTTCTCTCCTCCGCATCGGGTCTTATTGCCCAGAACGCCACAGAGATCGTCCGGCAAGCCGACCAAAAACAGCGCGGCAAAAGCTCGGAGGCCACCCTCACGATCCGTATCGTCCGCCCAAGCTATTCTCGGGAGATGATGATGCACACCTGGTCGAAGGGAAGCGACCTTGCGCTGGTGCTGGTCACCGCCCCGGCCCGCGAAAAGGGGACGGTCTTTCTCAAGCGTAAACGTGAAGTGTGGAATTGGCTACCGAGCATTGAGCGCACGGTGAAGCTCCCGCCTTCGATGATGAGCGAGTCGTGGATGGGTACCGATTTCACGAATGACGATCTCGTCCGCGAAGCGAGCGTTGTGGACGACTACACGCACACGCTGCTCGGTGAAGCGTCCATCGAGGGTGAGTCTTGCTATAAGGTTCAGCTGATCCCCAAGAAGGAAGCGGCAGTCGTGTGGGGGAAGGTCATTCTTTGGATCGAGAAGAAAGAACTACTGATCCTCCGAGCCGAGTACTACGATGAAGACGGTTCGCTTGTGAATACGCTCTCCGGTTCGGATGTGAAGAAGATCGGCGGCAGAATGGTCGTCACACGGCTGGAAATGGTCCCGGCCGACAAACCCGGCAACAAGACGATTCTGAGCTACACGGATTTGAAGTTCGACCTGCCCCTCAAGGACGAACTATTCCGCACTGAGTCAATGCAAACGGTGAAATGA
- a CDS encoding ABC transporter ATP-binding protein, whose protein sequence is MQTVIDTHNVSKVYQEAVPVHAVNNVHLHIEKGEFVALVGPSGSGKTTLLNMIGGLDKPTTGHVEVGGVNITGLKDNELIDFRLKNIGFVFQSYNLIPVLTAGENIEFIMLLQGRGKSERTARVVELLREVGIEDKRDTRPSDLSGGQQQRVAVARALASKPQFVLADEPTANLDSKSASTLLDMMLTLNREEQMTFVFSTHDARVIERARRVITLEDGRVVSDVPNAA, encoded by the coding sequence ATGCAAACAGTCATTGATACGCACAACGTCTCGAAGGTCTATCAGGAGGCTGTGCCGGTGCATGCGGTGAACAACGTGCATCTGCATATTGAGAAGGGAGAGTTTGTTGCGTTGGTCGGTCCGTCGGGTAGCGGGAAGACGACGCTGCTGAACATGATTGGAGGACTTGACAAGCCTACCACTGGACATGTGGAAGTCGGTGGGGTGAACATCACGGGGCTCAAGGATAATGAGCTGATCGATTTCCGCCTCAAGAACATCGGCTTTGTGTTCCAGTCGTACAATCTTATTCCTGTCCTGACCGCAGGGGAAAACATCGAATTTATCATGTTACTGCAAGGCCGCGGGAAGAGCGAGCGTACGGCGCGTGTGGTGGAGCTATTGCGAGAAGTAGGTATTGAGGACAAGCGGGACACACGACCTTCGGATCTGAGCGGAGGACAGCAACAACGCGTTGCGGTCGCCCGGGCGCTCGCCTCGAAACCACAGTTCGTGCTTGCCGACGAGCCGACAGCGAATCTCGATTCGAAATCCGCCTCGACGCTCCTGGACATGATGCTCACGCTCAACCGTGAGGAGCAAATGACGTTCGTGTTCTCGACGCACGATGCACGGGTGATCGAACGGGCCCGGAGGGTAATCACGCTCGAGGACGGACGTGTGGTCTCCGATGTCCCGAACGCAGCATGA
- a CDS encoding ABC transporter permease, protein MIGRLVWRNIWRNKRRAFITMASVLFAVLLAIVMRSLQQGAFEQLIRNVVSFHSGWIQVHRAGYWDEQTIDHSFALDSNVTRAIRQDARVKVVLPRLESFVLATGTGDTKGCLCVGTDPTGEDQLTGLRSRVVEGRYFTVDDRGALVAAGLAKKLSLHVGDTVVMLSQGYQGVQAAAKYPVIGIVSFASPPLNASTLFLPLPAMQDFLGADGRVTALALSLSDERELYEIDSSLQHTLGSSYEVMTWETLMPEIKTHMEADGMFYWIMIGILYCVIAFGIFGTALMMMNERTYELGMLVAVGMKRRAIAMMLFGETLATSLLGALAGAIVSLPVVWFMHDHPIRFTGRIAEVYAQFGFEPVMPTTVELRIFTEQASIVFVVSILIGLYPLFKARRIDPVLSMKR, encoded by the coding sequence ATGATCGGCCGTCTGGTATGGCGAAACATCTGGAGGAACAAACGCCGTGCGTTCATCACGATGGCGTCGGTACTCTTCGCCGTCCTTCTTGCGATCGTCATGCGTTCGTTGCAGCAGGGGGCGTTCGAACAACTGATCCGAAATGTCGTGAGCTTTCACTCCGGTTGGATACAGGTGCACCGTGCCGGCTACTGGGACGAGCAAACGATCGATCATAGCTTCGCACTCGATAGCAACGTAACCCGTGCGATCCGCCAAGACGCCCGCGTGAAGGTAGTACTGCCGAGGTTGGAGTCGTTCGTGCTTGCGACCGGCACCGGCGATACCAAAGGATGTTTGTGCGTGGGTACCGATCCCACGGGTGAGGACCAGCTTACCGGTCTTCGCAGTCGGGTCGTCGAGGGACGGTATTTCACCGTCGATGATCGCGGCGCACTCGTCGCTGCCGGGCTTGCAAAGAAGTTATCGCTGCATGTCGGTGATACCGTGGTGATGCTGAGCCAAGGATATCAGGGTGTGCAAGCAGCCGCAAAGTATCCGGTGATCGGGATCGTGTCCTTCGCGTCCCCGCCGCTGAATGCGTCAACGTTGTTCCTGCCGCTTCCCGCGATGCAAGATTTTCTCGGAGCAGATGGCCGGGTCACAGCACTCGCGTTGTCTCTGAGCGATGAGCGAGAACTATATGAAATCGACTCCTCGCTGCAGCATACGCTCGGAAGCTCGTACGAGGTGATGACGTGGGAGACGCTCATGCCGGAGATCAAGACCCACATGGAAGCCGATGGTATGTTCTATTGGATCATGATCGGTATCCTGTATTGTGTGATCGCCTTCGGCATCTTCGGTACCGCCCTCATGATGATGAACGAGCGGACATACGAGCTTGGGATGCTTGTTGCAGTCGGGATGAAGCGACGGGCGATCGCGATGATGCTCTTTGGCGAGACGCTTGCGACTTCGTTGCTCGGTGCGCTCGCCGGAGCGATCGTTAGCTTACCGGTCGTGTGGTTCATGCACGACCACCCGATCCGCTTCACCGGGCGGATCGCCGAGGTGTACGCACAATTCGGCTTCGAGCCGGTCATGCCGACGACCGTCGAACTTCGGATCTTCACCGAGCAGGCGTCGATCGTGTTCGTCGTGTCGATCCTCATCGGGCTCTACCCGCTGTTCAAAGCACGCCGTATTGACCCTGTATTGAGCATGAAGCGATGA
- a CDS encoding OsmC family protein yields the protein MHHEATCEWKGGFEFDGTIEGFHITLDGAHKDGSPMKGPTPKPLLLLATAGCTGMDVVLMLEKMQVKPDSFSIDVKADGGDEHPKVYTDMKIIYRFTGEGLEASRDKIERAVSLSQEKYCGVSTMLRKAMEVSTEILIN from the coding sequence ATGCATCATGAAGCGACATGTGAATGGAAGGGCGGCTTCGAGTTCGACGGCACCATAGAGGGATTTCACATCACCCTGGACGGCGCCCATAAGGACGGCAGCCCCATGAAGGGTCCGACACCGAAACCATTACTACTGCTTGCGACCGCAGGCTGCACGGGAATGGACGTGGTGCTCATGCTCGAGAAGATGCAGGTCAAGCCGGACTCGTTCTCCATTGACGTCAAAGCCGACGGAGGCGATGAGCATCCGAAGGTCTATACGGATATGAAGATCATCTACCGTTTCACCGGCGAAGGGCTCGAGGCCTCGCGCGACAAGATCGAGCGTGCGGTCTCGCTTTCGCAGGAGAAGTACTGTGGGGTTTCGACGATGTTGCGCAAAGCAATGGAAGTCTCAACCGAAATCCTGATCAATTAG
- a CDS encoding glycoside hydrolase family 108 protein, which produces MSAFNDALAFTLKWEGGYSNNPNDPGGATMKGVTQRVYTAYLQSHGLPNTDVRNITDDQLNDIYASEYWSPSHCQSMPAPVGVAVFDLAVNGGVGRAVKMLQSTLGVTADGIFGPGSLGALNAQTSNAADTSAFVTNYLNARENYYRTLATQNPKLQVFLKGWLNRVEALKTYLANYQPSQPA; this is translated from the coding sequence ATGTCAGCATTCAACGATGCACTTGCCTTTACCCTGAAGTGGGAGGGCGGCTATTCCAACAATCCGAACGATCCGGGTGGGGCGACGATGAAGGGCGTCACACAGCGAGTATATACGGCATACCTGCAATCACACGGGTTACCGAATACCGACGTGCGCAACATCACCGACGACCAGCTCAACGACATTTATGCATCCGAGTATTGGTCTCCGTCGCATTGCCAGTCGATGCCCGCACCGGTCGGAGTTGCCGTGTTCGACCTTGCCGTCAACGGCGGCGTCGGTCGCGCAGTGAAGATGTTGCAGAGCACGCTCGGCGTCACTGCCGACGGGATCTTCGGTCCAGGCAGTCTTGGAGCACTCAATGCGCAAACATCGAATGCCGCCGATACATCTGCGTTCGTAACGAACTATCTCAATGCCCGAGAGAACTACTACCGAACGCTCGCGACACAGAACCCGAAACTGCAAGTCTTCCTCAAAGGCTGGCTCAACCGTGTCGAAGCATTGAAAACGTATCTGGCCAACTATCAGCCATCCCAACCGGCGTAA
- a CDS encoding prolyl oligopeptidase family serine peptidase: MRRILILLCLLWSADAAFASRIDTVFVTSDSVSLALSYYVPASAMPASGYPAILCVHGFGGSKADYDAVATVYANAGYFVVAYTVRGEGIGAPAGNQSGGQFNWFTGDRELQDVAEIIDWMRRLPDVDSTRVGMEGASQGGLTTWGAIAKHVPVKCAVPIIAVPNYAETFTFNGCMNYAFVAAVNGAQQLGRVNLGKYITDTIIPTISADNYSSLTQLLGKRDLGAKIRSVNIPIFLQCSWYDQLFGTGAVLHAYDSIRTPKKLLIWAGDHSVPGGAIGDERLALTLRFYNRWLRGDTTENIMNPDSAVTFYETDNSSSFATSNAQLHANLEPQTFTKRYFFGPGGSLMEQPQSQPLVASSAYIQNLTNDLTYYFTTPPLDSDRTFMNAGAYLQLGSSGLRYQANILLWDVDDTGHTVMFTRGASEVRTDKAGRATIAYRLNPVVHTIRKGHRLRASLKFGMPLLVSSDEFGQSAFAPQESAFDTLFSQSQQYSYLVFSAFQLPDPAAVRPETVGVTQPTSSIVVLLGEPILAASSETVLYDLRGVCVSHADVNLLIPTEHLTPGLYFLRDRRSSGVVMRKVLILRDH, translated from the coding sequence GTGAGACGAATACTCATACTTCTGTGCTTGCTCTGGAGTGCCGACGCCGCATTCGCATCGCGCATTGATACCGTATTCGTTACGAGCGATTCCGTCTCGCTCGCACTGAGCTACTACGTGCCGGCGAGCGCCATGCCCGCGAGTGGGTATCCGGCGATCCTGTGTGTGCATGGCTTCGGTGGCTCGAAAGCCGACTACGATGCTGTTGCGACGGTCTACGCGAATGCAGGCTACTTCGTCGTTGCCTATACCGTGCGAGGCGAGGGTATTGGCGCGCCTGCAGGCAATCAGTCTGGTGGACAGTTTAATTGGTTCACCGGCGACAGAGAGCTTCAAGATGTGGCGGAGATCATCGACTGGATGCGCCGTCTTCCGGACGTTGATAGTACTCGTGTTGGCATGGAAGGCGCATCGCAGGGCGGCCTCACGACGTGGGGTGCGATCGCAAAGCACGTGCCGGTGAAGTGTGCGGTGCCGATCATCGCCGTGCCGAACTACGCCGAGACCTTCACGTTCAACGGCTGCATGAACTATGCGTTCGTGGCTGCGGTGAACGGGGCGCAACAGTTGGGGCGCGTCAATCTGGGGAAGTATATCACCGACACCATCATCCCGACGATCAGCGCGGATAATTATTCGAGCCTGACCCAACTGCTCGGTAAGCGCGACCTCGGCGCAAAGATCCGCTCGGTGAATATTCCGATCTTTCTGCAATGCAGTTGGTATGATCAACTATTCGGGACGGGAGCAGTACTTCATGCATACGATTCTATCCGTACACCGAAGAAGCTCCTCATTTGGGCAGGAGACCACTCCGTACCAGGCGGAGCGATCGGCGATGAACGTCTGGCGCTGACACTTCGCTTCTATAACAGGTGGCTTCGGGGCGATACGACGGAGAACATCATGAACCCCGACTCCGCCGTCACGTTCTACGAGACGGATAATTCCTCATCGTTTGCGACATCGAACGCACAGCTGCACGCGAACCTTGAGCCACAGACATTCACGAAGCGTTATTTCTTCGGACCCGGCGGGTCGCTGATGGAGCAGCCGCAGTCACAGCCGCTAGTGGCATCGTCTGCGTACATCCAAAATCTGACGAATGATCTTACCTACTATTTCACGACCCCACCGCTCGATTCCGACCGGACCTTCATGAACGCCGGTGCGTATCTTCAACTCGGTTCGAGTGGATTGCGATATCAGGCAAACATACTTCTGTGGGATGTTGACGATACAGGACATACTGTGATGTTCACGCGGGGCGCATCGGAAGTACGAACGGATAAGGCCGGGCGTGCGACGATCGCGTATCGGTTGAACCCGGTCGTACACACCATACGCAAAGGCCACCGACTTCGCGCATCGCTCAAGTTCGGGATGCCGCTGCTGGTATCGTCCGATGAATTCGGGCAATCGGCGTTCGCGCCGCAGGAGAGTGCGTTCGATACGCTCTTCAGCCAGAGCCAGCAGTACAGTTATCTCGTCTTCTCGGCGTTTCAACTCCCCGATCCTGCCGCTGTGCGGCCTGAAACTGTGGGGGTGACGCAGCCGACGAGTTCGATCGTTGTCTTGCTGGGCGAACCGATACTGGCCGCGAGCAGCGAAACGGTGTTATATGATCTTCGTGGTGTGTGCGTGTCGCATGCCGATGTGAATCTTCTTATTCCTACCGAGCATCTAACTCCCGGATTGTACTTCCTGCGTGACAGACGCAGTAGCGGGGTTGTGATGCGGAAGGTACTGATCCTACGAGACCATTGA
- a CDS encoding ABC transporter permease yields MTRLLTIAWRNVWRHPARSMVIIMSVALGLWAGMFVMSFYVGFGEERVASAIETEISHIQIHHPKFKDDEDVRFSIPNAARVTSVVRSLPQVAAISPRLIARGMIGSANGSTGVEVNGVDPQDEARVTKLPTKLIDGKYFPGQKHNELLVGQKLAQKLKARIGSKLVVTLLDTSGNIVAGAFRVAGIFRTKNEPYDERNVFALSSDLDGLFGVDSLCTEIAVLLHTSTQVDTVAPELAKKFPQLLVQDWRSISPELDLVVSSIDMTMYIFMGIVLLAMAFGIVNTMLMAVLERTREIGMLIALGMNRRRVFGMIVSETFFLVLVGCPVGMLMTFATVSYFGKYGIDISAFQQSLRAFGYEDVVYPKLGAEHYVLVLVLVAVTAFLSAMFPARKALKLQPAEAIRK; encoded by the coding sequence ATGACGAGGCTCCTGACCATAGCGTGGCGCAACGTGTGGCGGCATCCTGCCCGGAGCATGGTCATTATCATGTCGGTCGCGCTCGGACTCTGGGCCGGGATGTTCGTTATGAGCTTCTATGTCGGGTTCGGGGAGGAGCGCGTTGCCAGCGCGATCGAGACCGAGATCTCCCATATCCAGATCCATCATCCGAAGTTCAAGGACGATGAGGATGTTCGCTTCAGTATCCCGAATGCTGCTCGGGTGACGTCCGTCGTTCGATCGTTGCCACAAGTGGCGGCGATCTCTCCGCGGCTGATCGCGCGTGGAATGATCGGCTCGGCCAACGGAAGCACCGGCGTGGAAGTGAATGGGGTAGACCCGCAGGACGAAGCGCGGGTGACGAAGCTGCCGACCAAACTCATCGACGGGAAATATTTCCCGGGGCAGAAACACAACGAACTGCTCGTCGGGCAGAAGCTTGCACAGAAACTGAAGGCGCGGATCGGTTCGAAGCTGGTGGTAACGCTGCTCGACACGAGCGGGAACATCGTCGCGGGTGCGTTTCGCGTTGCGGGCATCTTCCGAACGAAAAACGAACCGTACGACGAGCGAAATGTCTTTGCGCTTTCGAGCGATCTGGACGGACTTTTCGGCGTCGATTCTCTGTGCACGGAGATCGCGGTCTTACTACACACTTCGACGCAAGTGGATACGGTCGCGCCCGAGCTCGCCAAGAAATTCCCGCAGTTGCTCGTGCAAGACTGGCGGAGCATTTCGCCGGAGCTCGACCTGGTCGTTTCGTCGATCGATATGACGATGTATATCTTCATGGGTATCGTGCTGCTGGCGATGGCGTTCGGGATCGTGAACACAATGCTCATGGCGGTGCTCGAGCGCACCCGCGAGATCGGGATGCTGATTGCGCTCGGAATGAACCGTCGGCGCGTGTTCGGGATGATCGTCTCCGAGACGTTCTTTCTTGTGCTCGTCGGGTGTCCGGTCGGGATGCTAATGACGTTCGCGACGGTCAGTTATTTCGGCAAGTATGGGATCGACATCAGCGCATTTCAGCAATCGTTGCGTGCGTTCGGGTATGAGGACGTCGTGTACCCGAAGCTCGGGGCGGAGCATTATGTTCTGGTGCTGGTGCTCGTGGCCGTCACCGCATTTCTGTCGGCGATGTTCCCAGCGCGAAAAGCGTTGAAACTTCAACCGGCGGAAGCAATTCGGAAATGA
- a CDS encoding endonuclease MutS2, with the protein MTTDVSPETIAQSESTELHSAFLRRIPPSFRHAAEKLEFQLILDAHLRHSSTVFGRLALSNELVPSLDREKIERSFSEISEFRGLIEAGEMPSFAGLSDIRTTLHKVDIEGSTIYQDEGLPLVQSMKTMRLLREFFAKRNAGVPTLWRSAIHLFEDRLLEMAFDAVFDENGNVRDNASSELHSIRREIVATSERLRNRLAALIKKYSEEDILQEQIITQRDGRAVIPVKAENKRKVQGMIHSVSQTGQTIYIEPSETIDLNNEMRSLEFTEQREIDRILRELTERLRNSVRPLMKSTELCGHLEAVYAKARYANSIWASTPALPEQKRPNDLRLVLKEARHPFLIAKLGKEKTVPFSIELDNEKHTLVLTGPNAGGKTVLLKTTGLALLMAQAGLPIPVEGPSEVPSLDGLYVDIGDSQSIADDLSTFSSHVKSLKEILSRVNEHSVVLLDEIGSGTAPEEGGPLAESILEHLTRAAGFTIATTHYGRLAGFAESVEGAVNGSMEFSAETLQPTYRFRMGVPGSSHAFDIAERYELPKKIIARARELAGGKTNRLQQLIDSLSEKEQELAGRNIELDKELGKARFERLEFERRNDEISSERKKILSTASRQADEILSKANSYVERAIREAREAATPSGPTQSEQDLATLRVKQKTELKALADSLEEHIDKSVAKTNADLKLEVGAKVRMLSNPSQAGEVLSIDGKDIEVLFGSLKMRTKASQLEVVSNADARREERKQIAKVGTYFDEMFKPRIDLRGKYGDEGVMEVEKFIHDANARGLNKVEILHGTGSGALGRRIQQYLRTEPIVASFRFGERTEGGMGVTIVELK; encoded by the coding sequence ATGACCACTGACGTTTCTCCCGAGACGATCGCACAAAGCGAATCTACAGAGTTGCACAGCGCATTCTTGCGCCGCATTCCGCCGTCGTTCCGCCATGCCGCCGAGAAGTTGGAATTCCAACTAATCCTCGACGCGCATCTGCGCCACTCTTCTACAGTGTTCGGACGTCTTGCACTTTCTAATGAACTCGTGCCGTCGCTCGACCGTGAGAAGATCGAGCGGTCGTTCTCCGAGATCTCGGAATTCCGCGGACTCATCGAAGCAGGGGAGATGCCGTCGTTCGCCGGGCTGAGCGATATCCGAACGACACTGCACAAGGTGGATATCGAAGGCAGTACGATCTATCAGGACGAGGGATTGCCGCTCGTGCAGTCGATGAAGACGATGCGACTGCTGCGCGAGTTCTTCGCAAAACGCAATGCAGGTGTCCCGACGCTCTGGCGTTCGGCTATTCATCTCTTCGAAGACCGCCTGCTCGAGATGGCCTTCGATGCCGTCTTCGACGAGAATGGGAATGTGCGCGACAATGCGAGCTCAGAGCTGCATTCGATCCGCCGCGAGATCGTCGCGACGAGCGAGCGGTTGCGCAACAGGCTTGCCGCGCTCATCAAGAAATATAGCGAAGAGGATATTCTGCAGGAGCAGATCATCACGCAGCGCGACGGAAGAGCCGTCATTCCGGTCAAGGCCGAGAATAAGCGCAAGGTGCAGGGGATGATCCACTCCGTTTCGCAGACGGGGCAGACGATCTACATCGAGCCTTCGGAGACCATCGACCTCAACAACGAGATGCGCTCGCTCGAGTTTACCGAGCAGCGCGAGATCGACCGGATCCTCAGAGAATTGACCGAACGGCTCCGTAACTCGGTGCGTCCGTTGATGAAGTCCACCGAACTCTGCGGCCATCTCGAAGCAGTGTACGCAAAAGCTCGCTATGCGAACAGTATCTGGGCATCCACGCCCGCATTACCCGAGCAGAAGCGACCGAACGATCTGCGACTCGTGCTCAAAGAAGCGCGTCACCCGTTCCTGATCGCGAAACTTGGTAAGGAGAAGACCGTCCCGTTCTCGATCGAACTTGATAACGAGAAGCATACGCTGGTGCTCACCGGCCCGAATGCCGGTGGTAAGACAGTGCTGCTCAAGACGACCGGGCTGGCGCTCTTGATGGCGCAGGCTGGGTTGCCGATCCCGGTGGAAGGACCGTCCGAAGTGCCGAGCCTCGACGGGCTCTATGTTGATATCGGTGACTCGCAGTCTATTGCGGACGATCTCTCAACCTTCAGCTCGCATGTGAAGTCGCTCAAAGAGATCCTTTCACGAGTGAACGAACACAGCGTTGTGTTGCTCGATGAAATAGGATCGGGTACAGCACCGGAAGAGGGTGGCCCGCTTGCTGAGAGCATCCTCGAGCATCTGACGCGTGCTGCAGGTTTTACGATCGCAACGACGCACTACGGCCGTTTGGCCGGTTTTGCGGAGTCGGTCGAAGGAGCGGTCAACGGCTCAATGGAATTCTCCGCAGAGACACTACAGCCGACGTACCGCTTCCGTATGGGCGTGCCGGGGTCGTCGCATGCGTTCGACATTGCCGAACGCTACGAACTTCCGAAGAAAATCATCGCCCGCGCTCGCGAGCTTGCAGGCGGCAAGACGAATCGTCTCCAACAACTCATCGATTCGCTCAGCGAGAAGGAGCAAGAGCTTGCGGGGCGAAATATCGAACTTGATAAAGAACTTGGCAAAGCTCGCTTTGAACGACTGGAGTTCGAGCGACGCAATGACGAGATCTCATCGGAGCGAAAAAAGATACTCTCGACCGCATCCCGTCAAGCCGACGAAATCTTATCGAAGGCGAACAGCTATGTCGAGCGCGCCATCCGCGAAGCGCGCGAAGCTGCCACGCCGAGCGGGCCGACGCAGTCCGAGCAGGATCTGGCGACACTGCGGGTGAAGCAGAAGACAGAACTGAAGGCACTTGCGGATTCGCTCGAAGAACACATTGACAAGAGCGTCGCGAAGACAAACGCCGACCTGAAGCTCGAGGTTGGTGCGAAAGTCAGGATGCTCTCGAACCCGTCGCAAGCGGGCGAGGTGCTCTCGATCGATGGGAAGGATATCGAAGTGCTGTTCGGTTCGCTCAAGATGCGCACGAAGGCGTCGCAATTGGAAGTTGTCTCGAATGCCGATGCACGGCGCGAGGAACGGAAGCAGATCGCAAAGGTCGGTACCTACTTCGACGAGATGTTCAAACCTCGTATCGATCTGCGCGGGAAATATGGCGACGAAGGTGTGATGGAGGTCGAGAAGTTCATTCACGATGCGAACGCGCGTGGGTTGAATAAGGTGGAGATCCTCCATGGCACCGGAAGCGGCGCACTCGGACGCCGCATTCAGCAGTATCTTCGTACCGAGCCCATCGTCGCCTCGTTCCGATTTGGCGAACGCACCGAAGGCGGTATGGGCGTGACCATCGTTGAGCTGAAATAG
- a CDS encoding acetyl-CoA carboxylase biotin carboxylase subunit, translated as MKQFKTILVANRSEIARRVIRSAHECGYRAAAICSPHDETALYVREADAYTRLAGNTPRESYLDIEQVLDAALKMKADAVHPGYGFLSENAAFSQACVDRGIVFIGPTPEAIDLLGDKTKARVIAQKLGVPTPGGTTEALNDASEAKAVAKRVGYPVLLKAAAGGGGKGMRVVEKEEDIESSLARAQGEALSAFGDDRVYVEKYITRPRHIEFQVLADTHGNAVYLGERECSIQRRHQKLVEEAPSVVLTPELRKEMGEAAISLVREAKYEGAGTVEFLVDENGKYYFLEVNTRLQVEHPITEFITGYDLVREQFRIAEGAKLPFKQKDIVLRGHAIEVRIQAEDVWNEFLPSLGTISHVRHPSGAFVRNDSAMYPGLEVSGYYDSLLSKLIVWDMTRDGAIARMKRALEEMRVAGVSTTIPFHRFVMGNDTFKSGALSTKFVEEEFTAERKDAIYGALLQEQTPALLAAAQHAQMNRQRQLFVGVNNAS; from the coding sequence TTGAAACAATTCAAGACGATCTTAGTCGCCAATCGTTCGGAGATCGCGCGTCGCGTGATCCGTTCGGCACATGAGTGCGGGTACCGTGCTGCAGCAATCTGTTCGCCGCATGACGAAACGGCGCTCTATGTCCGAGAGGCCGACGCGTACACGCGCCTCGCCGGAAACACCCCGCGCGAATCGTATCTCGATATTGAGCAAGTACTCGATGCTGCCTTGAAGATGAAGGCCGATGCGGTGCATCCCGGTTATGGCTTCCTCTCAGAGAACGCGGCGTTCTCGCAGGCATGTGTAGACCGCGGGATCGTGTTTATCGGCCCCACGCCCGAAGCGATCGACCTGCTCGGCGATAAGACGAAGGCCCGCGTGATCGCGCAGAAGCTTGGGGTCCCGACGCCGGGCGGTACGACGGAAGCGCTCAACGACGCCAGCGAAGCAAAGGCGGTCGCGAAGCGCGTCGGATATCCCGTCCTGCTCAAAGCCGCAGCAGGCGGTGGCGGCAAAGGAATGCGCGTGGTCGAGAAGGAAGAGGACATCGAAAGCTCGCTCGCTCGTGCACAGGGCGAAGCGCTGAGTGCATTCGGTGATGACAGAGTGTACGTCGAGAAGTATATCACGAGGCCGCGACATATCGAATTTCAAGTGCTCGCAGACACTCACGGCAACGCCGTCTATCTCGGCGAGCGCGAGTGCTCGATCCAACGTCGGCATCAGAAGCTTGTTGAAGAAGCGCCGTCGGTCGTCCTGACGCCCGAACTTCGCAAGGAGATGGGCGAAGCAGCGATCTCACTGGTGCGAGAAGCGAAGTATGAAGGCGCCGGGACTGTTGAGTTTCTTGTCGATGAGAACGGGAAATACTACTTCCTTGAGGTGAACACTCGTCTGCAGGTGGAGCATCCGATCACGGAGTTCATCACCGGGTACGATCTGGTGCGCGAGCAATTCCGTATTGCCGAAGGCGCGAAGCTGCCATTCAAGCAGAAGGATATTGTCCTTCGCGGGCATGCGATCGAAGTACGCATTCAGGCAGAGGATGTTTGGAACGAGTTCTTGCCGAGTCTCGGGACGATCTCGCATGTTCGCCACCCTAGCGGCGCATTCGTTCGCAACGACAGTGCGATGTATCCGGGCCTCGAAGTATCGGGATACTACGACTCGCTGCTCTCGAAGCTCATCGTCTGGGACATGACCCGCGACGGGGCGATCGCCCGCATGAAGCGCGCACTCGAGGAGATGCGTGTGGCCGGCGTGTCGACGACGATCCCGTTCCACCGCTTTGTGATGGGTAACGACACATTCAAGAGCGGAGCTCTCTCGACAAAGTTTGTAGAAGAAGAATTTACCGCTGAGCGCAAGGATGCGATCTATGGCGCATTGCTCCAGGAGCAAACGCCTGCGTTGCTTGCCGCCGCTCAGCATGCACAGATGAACAGGCAACGACAACTATTTGTAGGAGTGAACAATGCATCATGA